The Lonsdalea populi genome window below encodes:
- a CDS encoding amino acid ABC transporter permease: protein MIKFDPITLLQGKYLQWIISGLETTLILFFLCLISGFILSLLLASMRLSGIAPLRWFVMAYVEYHRNVPALVQLLLWYFGLSSLLPFALSEWVNQHGSEFFFAYIALTLNTAAFMSEDLRSGLRAIASGQMEACRALGLTFSQSMRDVILPQSIRISIPPLLGQSLALYKSTSLAMAISVAELTHAAKQIENETFRTFEAFAIVSVIYLAGSLLIVSIGTTYDRYILRTGSR from the coding sequence ATGATAAAGTTTGACCCTATTACTTTACTGCAAGGTAAATATTTGCAGTGGATAATCTCCGGACTGGAAACTACGCTAATTTTGTTTTTTCTCTGTCTGATTTCTGGTTTTATTTTATCTCTGCTACTGGCATCAATGCGCCTGTCGGGCATAGCACCACTACGTTGGTTTGTCATGGCCTACGTCGAGTATCACCGTAATGTCCCGGCGCTGGTGCAGTTGCTGCTGTGGTATTTCGGTTTGTCGTCACTATTGCCTTTTGCACTTTCGGAGTGGGTTAATCAGCACGGTAGTGAATTTTTCTTTGCTTATATTGCGCTGACGCTGAATACCGCCGCCTTTATGTCTGAAGATTTACGCAGCGGCCTGCGTGCCATTGCCAGCGGACAGATGGAAGCCTGCCGGGCATTAGGACTGACGTTTTCCCAATCGATGCGGGATGTGATCCTGCCGCAGTCGATTCGCATCTCGATCCCCCCTTTACTGGGGCAGTCTCTGGCGCTGTATAAATCTACCAGTCTGGCAATGGCCATCAGCGTGGCTGAACTGACCCATGCTGCTAAACAGATTGAGAATGAGACGTTCCGAACCTTTGAGGCGTTTGCCATCGTTTCGGTGATTTATCTCGCGGGATCGCTGCTGATTGTCAGCATCGGCACGACGTATGATCGTTATATTTTACGTACCGGGAGCCGATAA
- a CDS encoding transporter substrate-binding domain-containing protein encodes MASSLLMLSVVSATASANQLADIKARGELVCGTLSTTEPLGFTDPKTLKIVGFDVDICQALAEQLGVKMVQKSLSVEARIPELQIGRVDVLSAALGYTAEREKQIDFSSSHFQVPLKVLVPAAAGYKTLADLDGKRVGMTSGSTSEYWLRKSFPKIGVVTYHDSPSGFLALQQRKISGQAFSQTSGMRYLKAGKGKYVFIDQAISWEPNALGIKKNEPELLAAVNTALGNLEKDGQLEAIWNKWLGSGTDYKIKREYKLEPIEQVRSSAQ; translated from the coding sequence ATGGCAAGCTCATTACTGATGTTGTCTGTTGTTTCCGCGACGGCTTCGGCTAATCAACTGGCGGATATCAAAGCTCGCGGCGAACTGGTCTGTGGCACGCTTTCCACCACTGAACCCCTCGGCTTTACTGACCCGAAGACCCTCAAAATCGTCGGTTTTGATGTGGATATCTGTCAGGCACTTGCCGAGCAGCTCGGGGTGAAAATGGTACAGAAAAGCCTGTCGGTTGAGGCGCGTATTCCAGAGCTGCAAATCGGTCGCGTCGACGTGCTCTCAGCTGCGCTGGGTTATACCGCCGAGCGAGAAAAGCAGATCGATTTTTCCTCATCACATTTCCAGGTGCCGCTAAAAGTGCTGGTTCCAGCCGCTGCTGGATATAAAACGCTGGCGGACCTGGATGGCAAACGTGTCGGGATGACCTCCGGCTCTACCTCCGAGTACTGGCTACGTAAGTCCTTCCCGAAAATTGGTGTGGTCACCTATCACGATTCACCGTCAGGCTTCCTGGCACTTCAGCAACGTAAAATCAGCGGTCAGGCTTTTTCCCAGACTTCAGGGATGCGTTATCTGAAAGCAGGCAAGGGAAAATATGTGTTTATCGATCAGGCCATCAGCTGGGAACCTAATGCGCTGGGTATTAAAAAGAATGAGCCTGAACTTCTGGCTGCGGTCAATACCGCCCTGGGTAATCTGGAAAAAGATGGCCAGCTGGAAGCTATTTGGAATAAATGGTTAGGGTCCGGTACTGATTATAAAATTAAACGCGAATATAAATTAGAGCCGATCGAGCAGGTAAGAAGTAGCGCGCAGTAA
- a CDS encoding nitrate reductase produces MSQSPTSVATTCAYCGVGCGVRMQLQDTAFVAHGEMTHPANLGRLCVKGSALGETLGLEGRLLRPEIDRQPVSWSQALDAVADGLRAVIDQHGPQAVAFYGSGQLLTEDYYVANKLMKGFIGSGNMDTNSRLCMASAVAGYKRAFGADVVPCDYQDLEQADCVILTGSNTAWAHPVVYQRLALAKKSRPGMCIVVIDPRQTATCDIADLHLPLRPGSDAALFCGVLNAMAGQGCLDDDFLQQHTQGAEETLAAVKAWTLAKTADFCCLSQAQLQVFYQFIADSDRLVTLYSMGINQSSSGVDKCNAIINLHLATGKIGRAGCGPFSITGQPNAMGGREVGGLANQLAAHMGFTAEEIDRVGRFWHSDNVAKTAGLNAVDLFRAIEEGRVKALWIMGTNPLVSLPDADRVRAGLARCPLVIVSDIMRDTDTTRAAHICLPALGWGEKNGTVTNSVRCVSRQRSFLPPPGEAKADWWIISQVARRLGFTEAFNYQHPAEIFREHARLSGFENQGRRAFDISGLAQLSNSQWDDMSPVQWPVNVRYPHGMPRLFADGKFYHPDGRARLIAITPRLPINHPSAAYQLVMNTGRVRDQWHTMTRTGKSARLMQHLSEPFCQFHPDDCPAAQAGDLLRVSSSHGWLLLRADPDSLQPRGSLFVPMHWSSQFSQQARVNALIEAHTDPLSGQPESKQMPVRMQRWNPAWHAEVFLRTDLATPPSVAYWSRITQPGVTHFTLADSTKPEDWIAWLDDQFGIGQWICQSARMGDEGFNLLAWKDGELQLAFYAHINPPMPNRQAIVAAFAWVFSDAPARLALLAGRAEGGKTPTGAILCSCFGVGEIAIADAVRQGCHSAAQLGAALKCGTNCGSCIPELKKIIAKERETLMARGHHEYPR; encoded by the coding sequence ATGAGCCAATCGCCGACCTCTGTTGCAACCACCTGCGCCTATTGCGGCGTAGGGTGTGGCGTGCGAATGCAGTTGCAGGACACGGCGTTTGTCGCCCACGGTGAGATGACGCATCCGGCTAATCTCGGGCGGCTATGCGTCAAGGGCAGCGCGCTGGGAGAAACGCTTGGACTTGAAGGACGTCTGCTGCGCCCGGAAATCGACCGTCAGCCGGTCAGTTGGTCGCAGGCACTCGACGCGGTGGCCGATGGCCTGCGGGCAGTCATTGATCAGCATGGCCCGCAGGCGGTGGCGTTCTACGGTTCGGGGCAACTGCTCACCGAAGACTATTATGTTGCCAACAAACTGATGAAAGGCTTCATCGGTTCGGGGAACATGGATACTAACTCTCGGTTGTGTATGGCCTCGGCGGTGGCGGGCTACAAGCGGGCATTCGGGGCCGACGTGGTACCGTGCGATTATCAGGATCTTGAACAGGCCGACTGCGTGATCCTCACCGGTTCTAACACCGCATGGGCGCATCCGGTAGTATATCAAAGGCTGGCGCTGGCGAAAAAATCGCGGCCCGGGATGTGCATTGTAGTGATCGATCCGCGTCAGACGGCGACCTGCGACATTGCCGATCTGCATTTGCCATTGCGTCCCGGCAGTGACGCGGCGCTATTTTGCGGTGTGCTCAACGCGATGGCTGGGCAAGGATGTCTGGATGACGACTTTTTACAACAGCATACGCAGGGTGCGGAAGAGACGCTGGCGGCAGTAAAAGCGTGGACGTTAGCAAAAACCGCCGATTTTTGCTGCCTGTCACAGGCGCAGCTGCAGGTATTCTATCAATTTATCGCGGACAGCGACCGTCTGGTGACCCTGTATTCCATGGGTATCAATCAGTCCAGTTCCGGCGTCGATAAGTGTAATGCCATCATTAACCTGCATCTGGCGACGGGCAAAATTGGCCGTGCAGGCTGCGGACCTTTTTCGATAACCGGTCAACCCAACGCGATGGGTGGGCGTGAGGTGGGCGGGCTGGCGAATCAGTTGGCGGCACATATGGGCTTTACGGCGGAAGAAATTGACCGTGTCGGCCGTTTCTGGCACAGCGATAACGTGGCGAAAACTGCCGGATTGAATGCGGTTGATCTGTTTCGAGCCATTGAAGAGGGGCGGGTCAAGGCGCTGTGGATTATGGGTACTAATCCGCTGGTGTCTCTGCCCGATGCCGACCGTGTGCGTGCCGGACTCGCGCGCTGCCCGCTGGTGATTGTCTCTGACATTATGCGCGATACCGATACCACCCGTGCGGCGCACATTTGCCTGCCCGCGCTAGGCTGGGGCGAGAAAAATGGCACTGTGACCAACTCGGTGCGCTGCGTATCGCGTCAGCGCAGCTTCCTGCCCCCTCCCGGTGAGGCAAAAGCCGACTGGTGGATAATCAGCCAGGTTGCCCGGCGGCTGGGGTTTACCGAGGCGTTTAACTATCAGCATCCGGCCGAGATTTTTCGCGAACACGCCCGGCTTTCCGGCTTTGAGAACCAGGGGCGGCGCGCATTTGATATCAGTGGATTGGCGCAACTCTCTAATTCTCAGTGGGACGATATGTCACCGGTTCAGTGGCCGGTCAACGTCCGCTATCCGCACGGTATGCCGCGCCTGTTTGCTGATGGCAAGTTTTATCATCCAGATGGGAGAGCGCGGCTTATTGCCATCACGCCGAGGTTGCCGATAAATCACCCCAGCGCGGCTTATCAGCTGGTGATGAATACCGGCCGGGTGCGAGATCAATGGCATACCATGACCCGTACCGGTAAGTCCGCACGACTGATGCAACATCTCAGCGAACCTTTTTGTCAGTTTCATCCCGATGACTGCCCGGCTGCGCAGGCGGGTGATTTGCTGCGGGTCTCGTCGTCACACGGCTGGCTGCTGCTGCGCGCGGATCCTGACAGTCTGCAACCGCGCGGCAGCCTGTTCGTGCCGATGCACTGGAGTAGCCAGTTCAGCCAGCAGGCGCGGGTGAATGCGTTAATTGAGGCGCATACCGACCCACTTTCCGGTCAGCCGGAAAGCAAGCAGATGCCGGTGCGCATGCAACGCTGGAACCCCGCCTGGCATGCCGAAGTATTTCTTCGAACCGACCTCGCCACACCGCCATCGGTAGCCTACTGGAGTCGAATTACTCAGCCTGGTGTGACCCATTTCACACTGGCCGACTCCACGAAACCCGAAGACTGGATCGCGTGGCTGGACGACCAGTTCGGCATCGGCCAGTGGATCTGTCAGTCGGCACGGATGGGAGACGAGGGTTTTAATCTTCTGGCGTGGAAGGACGGAGAATTGCAGCTGGCGTTTTACGCTCACATTAACCCGCCGATGCCAAACAGGCAGGCTATCGTCGCCGCCTTTGCCTGGGTTTTCTCTGATGCACCGGCGCGGCTGGCATTGCTGGCAGGGCGCGCAGAAGGCGGTAAAACGCCGACCGGCGCTATCCTGTGCAGCTGTTTTGGCGTGGGTGAAATCGCCATTGCCGACGCGGTGCGACAGGGATGTCACAGTGCCGCACAGCTCGGTGCGGCACTGAAATGCGGCACCAACTGCGGCTCATGTATTCCCGAATTGAAAAAAATTATCGCCAAAGAGCGTGAGACGTTAATGGCAAGAGGTCATCATGAATACCCTCGATAA
- a CDS encoding amino acid ABC transporter permease: MDNMLDIFLNYRDLILTGSYPNGPLGGLALTLFVAATGLVCAFPLAIIIGIARTSKFKLFYLPATLFSSVVRGLPVLMLVFWSYFSVPLISGHSISGVKTLIVALIIYEMAFLGEIVRAGILSVPRGQVEAARTLGISYSRTMLEIILPQALFTMIPSILNQFINLIKNTSLGYVIGVAELTYSAYQINTLELTKPLQVFGVLAMIYFGVCFSLTQLVGKLERVIRRKRQMNAQES, translated from the coding sequence ATGGATAATATGTTAGATATTTTTCTCAACTACCGTGATTTAATTTTGACGGGAAGCTATCCCAATGGTCCGCTGGGTGGCTTAGCGCTGACATTATTTGTGGCGGCAACCGGCCTGGTCTGCGCCTTTCCACTGGCGATAATTATCGGCATCGCCCGTACCAGTAAATTTAAGCTGTTTTATCTGCCAGCGACACTTTTTAGCAGCGTGGTCCGTGGTCTGCCGGTATTGATGCTGGTCTTCTGGTCTTATTTTTCGGTGCCGTTGATCTCGGGTCACTCTATTTCTGGTGTGAAAACCCTAATTGTCGCATTAATTATTTATGAGATGGCGTTTCTTGGTGAGATTGTCCGGGCTGGTATTTTATCTGTCCCTCGCGGGCAAGTTGAAGCAGCGCGAACGTTAGGCATTAGTTATTCAAGAACGATGTTGGAGATTATTCTGCCGCAGGCATTATTTACCATGATCCCCAGCATCCTGAATCAGTTTATTAACCTAATTAAAAACACCTCGCTGGGTTATGTTATTGGCGTAGCCGAATTAACGTACTCGGCGTATCAGATTAATACTCTTGAGCTCACTAAACCACTACAGGTATTTGGCGTGCTGGCCATGATCTATTTTGGGGTGTGTTTCTCTTTAACGCAGCTGGTGGGCAAGCTGGAGCGCGTTATTCGACGCAAGCGCCAGATGAATGCCCAGGAGAGTTGA
- a CDS encoding integrase core domain-containing protein: MAFALKQAETGTRVGEVCRKMGISEATFYNWKKTFAGLGVTELRRLRQREDENQRLKKLVADLSLEKWAYEHGVTMDFSRPGKPTDNPFIESFNGSLRDECLNIHWFLSLGDAQDKLDHWRREYNYERTHTSLNDMTPAEFIRSLQKDEDP, from the coding sequence ATTGCGTTTGCGCTGAAACAGGCCGAAACCGGCACCCGAGTCGGGGAAGTCTGCAGAAAGATGGGGATTTCTGAGGCCACCTTTTACAATTGGAAGAAGACATTCGCCGGTCTGGGCGTGACGGAACTGCGACGTCTGCGGCAACGGGAGGATGAAAATCAGCGGCTGAAGAAACTGGTGGCTGACCTGAGCCTGGAGAAATGGGCGTACGAGCATGGCGTTACCATGGACTTCTCCCGGCCCGGAAAACCGACAGATAACCCGTTTATTGAATCATTTAACGGCAGTCTGCGGGATGAATGTCTGAACATTCACTGGTTCCTGTCATTGGGCGATGCGCAGGACAAACTCGACCACTGGCGCAGGGAATATAATTATGAAAGAACGCATACATCGTTAAATGACATGACTCCGGCTGAATTCATTCGAAGTCTTCAGAAAGACGAAGATCCCTGA
- a CDS encoding amino acid ABC transporter ATP-binding protein, which yields MLLLENVDKWYGQHKVLNGVSEQVAKGEVVVVCGPSGSGKSTLIRTINRLEEIHSGRILVDGVDSRDQNINLNQFRSNIGFVFQSFNLFPNLTVLQNVTLAQRRVRKRSRCEADDVSVALLKKVGLAAKLQAYPHQLSGGQQQRVAIARALAMKPPVMLFDEPTSALDPEMVGEVLQVMKQLASEGMTMVCVTHEMGFAREVADRVIFMDQGEIIERAPPEDFFHHPQHPRAQKFVADIRH from the coding sequence ATGTTACTACTTGAAAACGTCGATAAATGGTACGGCCAGCATAAAGTACTGAATGGCGTGAGTGAGCAGGTCGCTAAAGGTGAAGTGGTGGTGGTTTGCGGGCCGTCCGGGTCGGGAAAATCGACCTTAATCCGCACCATTAACCGGCTCGAAGAGATTCATAGCGGCAGAATTCTAGTCGACGGTGTCGACAGCCGCGATCAGAACATTAATTTGAATCAGTTTCGTAGCAATATCGGCTTCGTTTTTCAGTCTTTCAATCTGTTCCCCAACTTGACGGTATTGCAAAACGTTACGCTGGCGCAGCGCCGGGTGAGGAAGCGCAGCCGATGCGAGGCTGATGACGTCTCGGTCGCGCTGCTGAAAAAGGTCGGCCTTGCGGCGAAACTGCAGGCTTACCCGCATCAGCTTTCCGGCGGCCAGCAGCAGCGAGTAGCGATTGCCCGTGCGCTGGCAATGAAACCGCCGGTGATGCTGTTTGATGAACCGACCAGCGCCCTCGACCCGGAAATGGTCGGGGAAGTGCTACAGGTTATGAAGCAGCTTGCCAGCGAGGGAATGACCATGGTGTGCGTCACCCACGAAATGGGGTTCGCCAGAGAAGTCGCCGACCGGGTGATTTTTATGGACCAGGGCGAAATCATTGAACGTGCACCACCCGAAGACTTTTTCCATCACCCACAACATCCCCGTGCGCAAAAATTTGTTGCCGATATTCGCCACTGA
- the cobA gene encoding uroporphyrinogen-III C-methyltransferase, whose amino-acid sequence MSSFVQIMSIANQQNPVTGGEVWLVGAGPGDVELLTLKALRVIRQADVVVFDRLVSEAIMALIPPRALRIDVGKSTRNHTLGQDEINQLLVTLAQGGKKVVRLKGGDPFVFGRGGEEIVYSQQHGVACHVVPGITAAIGCAAASGIPLTHRRMAQSVRFVTGYSAQGEPEPDWPTLAAERQTLVFYMGIANCSRISEQLIAHGLGAATSVAVIERGTQPKQRVIVGRLDLLTKMVAINQVKSPALLIVGDVVSLYKREGQRRFSKGEPKGSQLQGVNAII is encoded by the coding sequence ATCAGCTCATTTGTGCAGATTATGTCTATCGCAAATCAGCAGAATCCGGTTACCGGTGGCGAAGTGTGGCTGGTCGGAGCCGGGCCAGGCGATGTTGAACTGCTGACCCTGAAAGCGTTACGGGTGATCCGGCAGGCCGACGTCGTGGTGTTCGACAGGCTAGTGTCTGAGGCAATTATGGCGCTTATTCCACCGCGGGCGCTGCGGATCGATGTTGGTAAATCGACGCGCAATCACACTCTCGGGCAGGACGAAATTAATCAGCTGTTAGTGACGCTGGCGCAGGGCGGGAAAAAGGTAGTGCGCCTCAAAGGTGGCGATCCGTTTGTGTTTGGTCGCGGTGGCGAAGAGATAGTGTACAGCCAGCAGCATGGAGTGGCCTGCCATGTTGTACCCGGTATTACTGCCGCGATAGGCTGCGCCGCCGCCAGTGGTATTCCGCTCACGCATCGCCGTATGGCACAGTCGGTGCGTTTTGTGACCGGATACAGCGCGCAGGGTGAGCCGGAACCAGACTGGCCAACGCTGGCCGCAGAACGTCAGACACTGGTGTTTTACATGGGCATCGCCAATTGTAGCCGCATCAGTGAGCAATTGATTGCCCATGGATTAGGCGCAGCCACTTCGGTAGCGGTGATAGAACGCGGCACACAACCTAAGCAGCGTGTGATTGTTGGTCGACTCGACTTGCTTACGAAAATGGTGGCGATTAATCAGGTGAAGTCTCCGGCTCTATTGATCGTCGGTGATGTGGTGAGTCTTTATAAGCGAGAGGGACAGAGGCGTTTTAGCAAAGGGGAACCTAAGGGATCGCAGTTGCAGGGGGTAAATGCAATCATCTAA